GCTGGTTCAATCGACGACGAAGACGCTCGGCGGCTTGCACGGGGTGCATGCGAATGCGGCAGACCTGAGGCCCGAGCACCTCAAGGCCGACCGCGCGCTGCTTCAGATGGATGTCGCCACGTGGACCCGGACGCTCTCGGTGAACCTGGTGGGGTATGCCGTCATCATTCGGGAGTCGCTGCCCCATCTGCTCGCCGCGGGAGGCGGCGCGATCGTCTGCACGTCCTCCTCGGCGTCCCAGCAGGGTCTCCCCGCTCAACCCGCATACGCCGCGTCCAAGGCAGGGATCGAATCGCTGGTGCGGCATCTGGCAACTCGATATGGACGAGACGGTATCCGCGCCAACGCCATCGCGCCGGGGATTGTGCTCACCGAGGCTGCGCGCCGGGCCCAGACCGAAGAGAGCATGGCCGCCTTTCGCGCTTCGACGCACAGCCCTCGGGTAGGCGTCCCCGAGGACATCGCGGCTGCGGTCGCTTACCTGATGTCCCAAGACGGAGAGTGGGTCAACGGACAGGTGTGGGAGATCGACGGAGGCATGGTCTACCGGTGAACGGTTGACCGACCACCGGCGGCGGGGTGCTATCGGCAGCGGTTGAGCGCATTACCGACGTGAGTGATGCTGTCTGGTAAGGGAATGCACGGTGCCCGCAGCGGAGGACCCAACTGGAGGCCAGGCTATCGCAGCGTGTCGCAGCGTG
This genomic window from Mycobacterium saskatchewanense contains:
- a CDS encoding SDR family NAD(P)-dependent oxidoreductase, which gives rise to MRALDDKVILVAGGGSGIGAAAACRLGQEGATVAVGDLDADAARDTAGKIESAGGRAIGLCYDQGDEESIKKLVQSTTKTLGGLHGVHANAADLRPEHLKADRALLQMDVATWTRTLSVNLVGYAVIIRESLPHLLAAGGGAIVCTSSSASQQGLPAQPAYAASKAGIESLVRHLATRYGRDGIRANAIAPGIVLTEAARRAQTEESMAAFRASTHSPRVGVPEDIAAAVAYLMSQDGEWVNGQVWEIDGGMVYR